From the Cucurbita pepo subsp. pepo cultivar mu-cu-16 chromosome LG05, ASM280686v2, whole genome shotgun sequence genome, one window contains:
- the LOC111795600 gene encoding glucan endo-1,3-beta-glucosidase 4-like isoform X2 — translation MVCHCAFACVCHVFPSFVGINIGTHVSNLPPASNVVSMLKLYKITHVRLYDADGQLLKALANSSIEVMVGVTNEEVLKIGKSPSVAAAWINKNVALYIPATNITAIAVGSEVLTSFPNAGPFLIRVMKYLHKALVAANLNLQVKVSTPQSMDVVVTSFPPSTATFNSSLNSTIYPLLQFLKDTKSYYMLNVYPYYGYMKGNGIFPLDYALFRPLSINRRIVDPNTLLHYTNMFDAMLDATYHSIKSLNFSGIPIMVTESGWPWSGGANETYATKKNAEIYVNNLIGRVLNGSGPPSEPTNPVNAYVYELFSEDQKPGPMSEKNWGVLSTDGSAIYRLSLISSSVTGSSSVVYCVAKDGADPGKLQSGLNWACGQGGANCSAIQPGQPCFLPDNVVNHASYAYNDYYQKMQGNGGTCDFEGTATLTNTNPSHGSCVYIGSANAGGGNTDGGASVPAPSLSPGPFSNFPSSSSKLEAQLFHFLLSSMLLSASFLL, via the exons ATGGTCTGCCATTGTGCTTTTGCTTGTGTCTGCCATGTTTTTCCAT CATTTGTTGGGATAAATATTGGGACTCATGTATCCAATCTTCCACCTGCTTCAAATGTGGTTTCAATGCTCAAACTCTACAAAATAACTCATGTTCGACTCTACGATGCCGATGGGCAATTACTCAAAGCCTTGGCAAACAGTAGCATTGAAGTAATGGTTGGTGTTACAAATGAGGAGGTTCTAAAAATTGGAAAGTCTCCATCAGTGGCTGCAGCTTGGATTAACAAAAATGTTGCACTTTATATACCTGCAACCAATATAACAGCCATTGCTGTAGGCAGTGAGGTTCTTACGTCTTTCCCCAATGCTGGCCCGTTCTTGATCCGTGTCATGAAATACCTTCATAAAGCTCTTGTGGCAGCGAACCTAAATCTTCAAGTCAAAGTTTCAACTCCTCAGTCTATGGATGTCGTTGTTACGTCGTTTCCTCCTTCCACAGCCACATTCAATTCTTCATTGAATTCCACCATTTACCCACTTCTTCAGTTTTTGAAAGACACCAAGTCATATTATATGTTGAATGTTTATCCTTATTATGGATACATGAAAGGAAACGGGATTTTCCCACTAGATTATGCTCTTTTCCGGCCGTTGTCTATTAACCGGCGGATTGTTGACCCGAACACACTCCTCCACTATACCAACATGTTTGATGCCATGTTGGATGCAACCTATCATTCAATAAAATCTCTCAACTTTTCTGGTATCCCCATTATGGTGACTGAATCTGGCTGGCCTTGGTCTGGTGGAGCCAATGAAACTTATGCAACCAAGAAAAATGCTGAGATATATGTGAACAATCTGATCGGTAGGGTTTTGAATGGCTCCGGTCCACCTAGCGAGCCAACTAATCCTGTTAACGCCTACGTATATGAGTTGTTCAGTGAAGACCAGAAGCCTGGGCCTATGTCAGAGAAAAACTGGGGAGTTCTTTCGACCGACGGTTCTGCTATATATCGTTTGAGTTTGATATCCAGCAGTGTCACTGGGAGTTCTTCTGTTGTTTACTGTGTGGCTAAAGATGGTGCAGATCCTGGTAAGTTGCAAAGTGGTCTGAACTGGGCTTGTGGGCAGGGTGGAGCCAATTGTTCTGCCATTCAACCAGGGCAACCGTGTTTTCTTCCCGATAACGTCGTAAACCATGCTTCTTATGCTTATAATGACTACTATCAGAAAATGCAAGGCAATGGCGGAACATGTGACTTTGAAGGCACAGCAACGTTAACTAATACTAATCCAA GTCATGGCTCCTGTGTATACATAGGAAG CGCTAATGCAGGCGGTGGTAACACAGATGGGGGGGCGTCGGTCCCAGCTCCTTCACTGAGCCCGGGACCCTTCAGCAATTTTCCGAGTTCAAGTTCAAAACTTGAAGCCCAGCTATTTCACTTCTTGCTGTCATCCATGCTTTTGTCTGCTTCCTTTCTGCTTTGA
- the LOC111795739 gene encoding IQ domain-containing protein IQM2-like, protein MGISSSCPFAEYIDLGNSLESILIKSGSFGDEGKTLMRSISFTSSDSESKVLKSVGSGNVSLEAPTETSLETGNDIVGESISPKSEEFDKQSLNSDNDIRRFQLLPVLDPNNPKHAAALKLQKVYKSFRTRRKLADCAVLVEQSWWKLLDFAELKRSSISFFDMEKRESAISRWSRARTRAAKVGKGLSKNAKARKLSLQHWLEAIDPRHRYGHNLHFYYMKWLHSQSKEPFFYWLDIGEGKEVNLVEKCPRWKLQQQCIKYLGPMERLAYEVIVEDGKLVYKQSGKLVHTTEEARNTKWIFVLSTSKIMYVGKKKKGTFQHSSFLAGGATTAAGRLVVDNGVLKAVWPHSGHYRPTEENFKDFKSFLRENNVDLTDVKTTPVDERDDGFESQEGIHHVRNHSFEEDFIVKLNGFESEENHTEESTEGKTDSFEQKQSSMELSDLKRHNIGKKLTNLEIPNRDEVIAMFEREQQDVGSSGNNDLLLESPVEDSSLSPKPNISEDQGNTKAKIIHEESVVRRLNSHKEVKSYQLGKQLSCRWTTGAGPRIGCVRDYPSELQLRALEQVSLSPKSTAHSLHRCYPYIAGELLSGQLPGPATI, encoded by the exons ATGGGTATATCTAGTTCCTGTCCATTTGCAGAGTATATTGATTTGGGGAATAGTTTAGAATCCATTTTGATAAAATCCGGTAGTTTTGGAGATGAAGGAAAAACTCTAATGCGGTCCATTAGTTTCACAAGCAGTGATTCAGAATCAAAAGTATTGAAATCTGTTGGTTCTGGGAATGTATCTTTGGAAGCGCCGACTGAGACTTCGTTAGAAACTGGAAATGACATTGTTGGTGAATCGATCAGCCCGAAGAGTGAAGAGTTTGATAAACAATCTCTAAATTCGGATAATGATATAAGAAGATTCCAATTGTTACCAGTTTTGGATCCAAACAATCCCAAGCATGCTGCTGCTTTAAAATTGCAGAAAGTGTATAAAAGCTTCCGCACCAGAAGAAAGCTAGCAGATTGTGCAGTTCTTGTTGAACAAAGCTG GTGGAAACTCTTGGACTTTGCTGAACTCAAGCGAAGCTCTATATCGTTCTTCGACATGGAAAAACGAGAGTCTGCTATCTCACGGTGGTCGAGAGCGAGAACTAGAGCAGCTAAG GTTGGAAAAGGCTTATCCAAGAATGCTAAAGCTCGAAAACTTTCTTTGCAGCATTGGCTCGAGGCG ATTGATCCGCGACATCGCTACGGCCACAACttacatttttattacatGAAATGGCTTCATAGTCAGAGTAAAGAACCCTTCTTCTACTG GTTGGATATAGGAGAAGGGAAGGAAGTAAATCTAGTGGAAAAATGCCCAAGATGGAAACTCCAGCAGCAGTGCATCAAGTATTTGGGTCCT atGGAAAGGCTTGCATACGAAGTAATTGTGGAAGATGGGAAACTTGTATACAAACAATCAGGGAAACTCGTCCACACAACTGAAGAAGctagaaatacaaaatggATTTTTGTCCTAAGCACGTCGAAGATCATGTATgttggaaagaagaagaaaggtaCATTCCAGCACTCGAGCTTCTTGGCTGGAGGAGCTACAACTGCTGCTGGGAGATTGGTTGTGGACAATGGTGTTCTAAAG GCTGTTTGGCCTCACAGCGGACACTATCGACCCACGGAAGAAAACTTCAAGGACTTCAAGTCATTCCTTAGAGAGAACAATGTGGATCTTACTGACGTGAAG ACGACTCCTGTTGATGAGAGGGATGATGGCTTTGAAAGCCAAGAGGGTATCCATCACGTTAGGAACCACTCATTCGAGGAGGACTTCATCGTCAAGCTGAATGGCTTTGAAAGTGAAGAGAACCATACGGAAGAATCAACTGAAGGAAAAACTGATTCATTTGAGCAAAAACAGTCTTCCATGGAACTATCTGATTTAAAGCGTCATAACATTGGCAAAAAATTGACCAATCTTGAGATACCAAACAGGGATGAAGTGATTGCGATGTTTGAGAGAGAACAACAAGATGTGGGAAGCAGTGGTAATAATGATTTGCTATTGGAATCCCCTGTTGAAGATAGTTCATTATCTCCAAAGCCGAACATCTCTGAAGATCAAGGGAATACTAAAGCGAAGATCATTCACGAAGAGTCGGTCGTTAGAAGGTTAAATTCACATAAAGAAGTCAAATCATATCAACTAGGGAAGCAGTTATCTTGCAGATGGACAACAGGAGCAGGTCCTCGCATAGGCTGCGTGCGAGACTATCCATCAGAGCTTCAGCTACGAGCACTCGAGCAAGTGAGCTTATCACCGAAAAGCACAGCGCATTCTTTGCATCGCTGCTATCCTTACATCGCCGGTGAGCTGTTATCTGGCCAACTTCCCGGGCCAGCCACCATATAA
- the LOC111795600 gene encoding glucan endo-1,3-beta-glucosidase 4-like isoform X1, which yields MFEVDVLVNWRRHEKWSAIVLLLVSAMFFHVRAFVGINIGTHVSNLPPASNVVSMLKLYKITHVRLYDADGQLLKALANSSIEVMVGVTNEEVLKIGKSPSVAAAWINKNVALYIPATNITAIAVGSEVLTSFPNAGPFLIRVMKYLHKALVAANLNLQVKVSTPQSMDVVVTSFPPSTATFNSSLNSTIYPLLQFLKDTKSYYMLNVYPYYGYMKGNGIFPLDYALFRPLSINRRIVDPNTLLHYTNMFDAMLDATYHSIKSLNFSGIPIMVTESGWPWSGGANETYATKKNAEIYVNNLIGRVLNGSGPPSEPTNPVNAYVYELFSEDQKPGPMSEKNWGVLSTDGSAIYRLSLISSSVTGSSSVVYCVAKDGADPGKLQSGLNWACGQGGANCSAIQPGQPCFLPDNVVNHASYAYNDYYQKMQGNGGTCDFEGTATLTNTNPSHGSCVYIGSANAGGGNTDGGASVPAPSLSPGPFSNFPSSSSKLEAQLFHFLLSSMLLSASFLL from the exons ATGTTTGAGGTTGACGTTTTGGTGAATTGGAGGAGGCATGAGAAATGGTCTGCCATTGTGCTTTTGCTTGTGTCTGCCATGTTTTTCCATGTAAGAG CATTTGTTGGGATAAATATTGGGACTCATGTATCCAATCTTCCACCTGCTTCAAATGTGGTTTCAATGCTCAAACTCTACAAAATAACTCATGTTCGACTCTACGATGCCGATGGGCAATTACTCAAAGCCTTGGCAAACAGTAGCATTGAAGTAATGGTTGGTGTTACAAATGAGGAGGTTCTAAAAATTGGAAAGTCTCCATCAGTGGCTGCAGCTTGGATTAACAAAAATGTTGCACTTTATATACCTGCAACCAATATAACAGCCATTGCTGTAGGCAGTGAGGTTCTTACGTCTTTCCCCAATGCTGGCCCGTTCTTGATCCGTGTCATGAAATACCTTCATAAAGCTCTTGTGGCAGCGAACCTAAATCTTCAAGTCAAAGTTTCAACTCCTCAGTCTATGGATGTCGTTGTTACGTCGTTTCCTCCTTCCACAGCCACATTCAATTCTTCATTGAATTCCACCATTTACCCACTTCTTCAGTTTTTGAAAGACACCAAGTCATATTATATGTTGAATGTTTATCCTTATTATGGATACATGAAAGGAAACGGGATTTTCCCACTAGATTATGCTCTTTTCCGGCCGTTGTCTATTAACCGGCGGATTGTTGACCCGAACACACTCCTCCACTATACCAACATGTTTGATGCCATGTTGGATGCAACCTATCATTCAATAAAATCTCTCAACTTTTCTGGTATCCCCATTATGGTGACTGAATCTGGCTGGCCTTGGTCTGGTGGAGCCAATGAAACTTATGCAACCAAGAAAAATGCTGAGATATATGTGAACAATCTGATCGGTAGGGTTTTGAATGGCTCCGGTCCACCTAGCGAGCCAACTAATCCTGTTAACGCCTACGTATATGAGTTGTTCAGTGAAGACCAGAAGCCTGGGCCTATGTCAGAGAAAAACTGGGGAGTTCTTTCGACCGACGGTTCTGCTATATATCGTTTGAGTTTGATATCCAGCAGTGTCACTGGGAGTTCTTCTGTTGTTTACTGTGTGGCTAAAGATGGTGCAGATCCTGGTAAGTTGCAAAGTGGTCTGAACTGGGCTTGTGGGCAGGGTGGAGCCAATTGTTCTGCCATTCAACCAGGGCAACCGTGTTTTCTTCCCGATAACGTCGTAAACCATGCTTCTTATGCTTATAATGACTACTATCAGAAAATGCAAGGCAATGGCGGAACATGTGACTTTGAAGGCACAGCAACGTTAACTAATACTAATCCAA GTCATGGCTCCTGTGTATACATAGGAAG CGCTAATGCAGGCGGTGGTAACACAGATGGGGGGGCGTCGGTCCCAGCTCCTTCACTGAGCCCGGGACCCTTCAGCAATTTTCCGAGTTCAAGTTCAAAACTTGAAGCCCAGCTATTTCACTTCTTGCTGTCATCCATGCTTTTGTCTGCTTCCTTTCTGCTTTGA